One stretch of Planococcus sp. PAMC 21323 DNA includes these proteins:
- the uvrB gene encoding excinuclease ABC subunit UvrB, whose protein sequence is MKQEFNLQAPYEPAGDQPQAITELTQGIINGKRCQTLLGATGTGKTYTMSNVIQQVKKPTLVMAHNKTLAGQLYSEFKEFFPDNAVEYFVSYYDYYQPEAYVPQSDTFIEKDASINDEIDKLRHSATSSLFERDDVIVIASVSCIYGLGSPKEYRELVVSLRKGMEIERNQLLRKLVDVQYERNDINFIRGTFRVRGDVVEIFPASRDERCLRVEFFGDEIDRIREVDALTGEIIGERDHVAIFPASHFVTREDKMVKAIENIEVELEERLKEMRAEDKLLEAQRLEQRTRYDLEMMREMGFCSGIENYSRHLTLRPAGAQPYTLIDYFPDDFLLVVDESHVTLPQVRGMFNGDQARKKVLVDHGFRLPSAMDNRPLTFTEFEEHISQAVFVSATPGPYELEHTPEMVEQIIRPTGLLDPTIEIRPIEGQIDDLMDEIRQRAEVNERVLVTTLTKKMSEDLTAYLKDAGIKVNYLHSEIKTLERIEIIRELRMGVYDVLIGINLLREGLDIPEVSLVTILDADKEGFLRSERSLIQTMGRAARNSNGRVIMYADRITDSMQKAMDETTRRRTIQAEYNEKHGITPITIQKKIRDVIRATNAAEESEEYISKAVSGKKLKKEERVKLISLLETEMKEAAKALDFERAAELRDTVLELKAEG, encoded by the coding sequence ATGAAACAAGAATTTAATCTTCAAGCCCCATATGAACCCGCGGGCGATCAACCACAAGCCATTACTGAATTGACCCAAGGCATCATTAACGGCAAGCGTTGCCAAACATTATTGGGGGCAACTGGTACAGGAAAAACGTATACAATGTCAAACGTCATTCAGCAAGTGAAAAAGCCAACACTTGTTATGGCTCATAATAAAACTTTAGCTGGGCAGCTTTACAGTGAATTTAAGGAGTTTTTTCCGGACAATGCTGTGGAGTATTTCGTCAGTTATTACGATTATTATCAACCTGAGGCATACGTTCCTCAATCCGATACATTTATCGAAAAAGATGCGAGTATCAATGACGAAATTGATAAACTTCGCCATTCTGCAACCAGTTCGCTATTTGAACGTGATGATGTAATAGTCATTGCTTCGGTTTCTTGCATATATGGACTTGGTTCTCCTAAAGAATACCGCGAGTTAGTCGTTTCGTTACGTAAAGGAATGGAAATTGAGCGAAATCAGTTGCTAAGAAAATTAGTTGATGTTCAATACGAACGTAACGATATCAACTTCATACGAGGAACATTCCGAGTTAGAGGTGATGTGGTAGAAATTTTTCCAGCGTCACGCGACGAAAGATGCTTACGCGTAGAATTTTTTGGTGATGAAATTGATCGTATTCGTGAAGTAGATGCACTGACTGGTGAAATTATTGGCGAACGCGATCATGTTGCCATATTTCCAGCATCTCACTTTGTTACACGCGAAGATAAAATGGTCAAAGCCATTGAAAATATTGAAGTAGAGTTAGAAGAGCGATTAAAAGAGATGCGTGCAGAAGATAAATTATTAGAAGCACAACGACTTGAGCAGCGAACGCGTTACGATTTAGAAATGATGAGGGAAATGGGCTTTTGTTCAGGTATCGAAAACTACTCGCGCCATTTGACACTTCGACCTGCAGGAGCACAGCCCTATACATTAATCGATTACTTTCCAGATGACTTTTTGCTAGTTGTAGATGAAAGTCATGTAACCTTGCCGCAAGTGCGCGGAATGTTTAATGGTGACCAAGCACGTAAAAAAGTATTAGTGGATCATGGATTCCGTTTACCTTCAGCGATGGATAACCGACCATTAACGTTTACCGAATTTGAGGAACATATTAGTCAAGCGGTATTCGTATCAGCAACTCCGGGACCCTATGAATTAGAACACACACCTGAGATGGTAGAACAAATTATTCGACCGACTGGATTACTTGACCCGACAATCGAAATTCGACCGATTGAAGGTCAAATTGATGACTTGATGGACGAAATTCGTCAACGTGCGGAAGTCAATGAGCGTGTACTAGTTACCACATTGACCAAAAAGATGTCGGAAGATTTAACGGCTTATTTAAAAGATGCGGGCATTAAAGTAAATTACTTACACTCGGAGATAAAAACACTCGAAAGAATTGAAATTATTCGCGAGTTACGTATGGGTGTTTATGATGTACTTATTGGGATTAACCTATTACGTGAAGGATTAGATATTCCGGAAGTTTCATTAGTGACCATATTAGATGCTGATAAAGAAGGCTTCTTGCGTTCTGAACGTTCATTAATACAAACAATGGGTCGTGCAGCAAGAAACTCAAATGGTCGTGTCATTATGTATGCTGATCGAATAACGGATTCAATGCAAAAAGCGATGGATGAAACAACTCGACGCCGTACCATTCAAGCGGAATACAATGAAAAACATGGTATAACGCCAATTACGATACAGAAGAAAATTCGTGACGTTATTCGTGCAACAAACGCAGCAGAAGAGTCAGAAGAATATATTTCAAAAGCAGTATCAGGCAAAAAGCTCAAAAAAGAAGAGCGCGTAAAACTGATCAGTTTATTGGAGACAGAAATGAAAGAAGCAGCAAAAGCACTCGATTTCGAACGAGCTGCAGAATTGCGTGATACGGTGCTTGAATTGAAAGCGGAAGGATGA
- the uvrA gene encoding excinuclease ABC subunit UvrA, translating into MKKQEIRIQGARAHNLKNIDVVIPRDKLVVMTGLSGSGKSSLAFDTIYAEGQRRYVESLSAYARQFLGQMDKPDVDLIEGLSPAISIDQKTTSKNPRSTVATVTEIYDYMRLMFARVGKPICPNHGIEISSQTIEQMVDRIVEYPERTKMQILAPIVSGRKGTHVKLLEDIKKQGYVRVRVDGELIDLDDDITLDKNKKHNIEVVIDRIIIKEGIAPRLSDSLESALRLADGRVLVDVMEQEELLFSEHHACPICGFSIGELEPRMFSFNSPFGACPDCDGLGMKLEVDPELVIPDWNVSLNKGAIVPWQPTSSQYYPQLLKAVCQHYKIDMDIPVSELPEEHINVIMRGSGNDKIRFRYENDYGQIRDNHIQFEGVLSNVDRRYRETSSDYIREQMEKYMGQQACPSCEGYRLKPESLSVKVNNLHIGTVAEFSIVEAYAFFDELQLSEKDMQIAKLILREIQERIGFLINVGLDYLTLNRASGTLSGGEAQRIRLATQIGSRLTGVLYILDEPSIGLHQRDNDRLIETLKSMRDIGNTLIVVEHDEDTMLAADYLIDVGPGAGVHGGEIIAAGTPDKVMKNKKSLTGQYLSGKKFIPLPAERRTPSDRKISIRGANQNNLKKVDVDIPLGLFTAVTGVSGSGKSTLINEILYKTLAHRLNRAKAKPGQFDTIEGTEELEKVIEIDQSPIGRTPRSNPATYTGVFDDVRDVYATTNEAKVRGYKKGRFSFNVKGGRCEACRGDGIIKIEMHFLPDVYVPCEICHGKRYNRETLEVKYKNKSIADVLAMTVEDALSFFENIPKINRKLQTIVDVGLGYITMGQPATTLSGGEAQRVKLASELHKRSNGKSFYILDEPTTGLHADDISRLLLVLQRLVENGDTVLTIEHNLDVIKTADYIIDLGPEGGDKGGTILATGTPEDIAAVENSYTGKYLKPILERDRARMESLVKGASRKKKVAK; encoded by the coding sequence ATGAAGAAACAGGAAATACGTATACAAGGTGCACGCGCACATAACTTGAAAAACATCGATGTTGTCATTCCGCGTGACAAGCTTGTTGTCATGACTGGTTTGTCAGGATCTGGTAAGTCCTCATTAGCATTTGATACGATTTATGCAGAAGGTCAAAGACGATATGTAGAATCTTTGTCTGCTTATGCACGCCAGTTTTTGGGGCAAATGGACAAGCCTGACGTTGATTTAATAGAAGGTTTGTCACCAGCTATTTCAATAGATCAGAAAACTACAAGTAAAAACCCACGATCTACAGTAGCGACAGTAACAGAAATTTACGATTATATGCGTTTAATGTTTGCGCGCGTAGGAAAGCCAATTTGTCCAAATCACGGCATAGAGATTTCTTCGCAAACCATTGAACAAATGGTAGATCGTATTGTGGAGTATCCTGAGCGGACTAAAATGCAAATTTTAGCTCCAATTGTTTCTGGACGTAAAGGAACACATGTGAAGTTGCTTGAAGACATTAAAAAGCAAGGTTATGTACGTGTCCGTGTAGATGGTGAGTTAATTGATTTAGATGACGATATTACCTTAGATAAAAACAAAAAGCATAATATCGAAGTAGTTATTGACCGGATTATTATTAAAGAAGGTATTGCTCCGCGCTTAAGTGATTCTCTAGAATCTGCTCTTCGCTTAGCAGATGGGCGAGTATTAGTAGATGTAATGGAACAAGAAGAGTTATTGTTTAGCGAACATCATGCTTGTCCAATTTGTGGGTTTTCCATTGGCGAATTAGAACCGAGAATGTTTTCATTCAACTCACCTTTTGGTGCCTGCCCAGACTGTGACGGTTTAGGGATGAAGCTTGAAGTTGATCCAGAACTCGTTATTCCAGATTGGAACGTGTCCTTAAATAAAGGCGCAATTGTTCCATGGCAACCGACCAGTTCACAATATTACCCACAATTATTAAAAGCAGTTTGTCAACATTATAAAATTGATATGGATATACCAGTTAGTGAGTTGCCTGAAGAACATATCAATGTCATTATGCGCGGATCTGGAAATGACAAAATTCGCTTCCGATATGAAAATGATTATGGCCAAATTCGAGATAACCATATTCAATTTGAAGGAGTCCTTTCTAACGTAGATCGACGCTACCGTGAAACTTCATCTGACTATATTCGTGAACAAATGGAAAAATACATGGGGCAACAAGCATGTCCGAGCTGTGAAGGATATCGCTTAAAACCCGAATCTCTATCAGTTAAAGTAAACAATTTGCACATCGGTACAGTAGCAGAATTTTCTATTGTAGAAGCATATGCATTTTTTGATGAACTCCAATTATCGGAAAAAGATATGCAAATCGCAAAATTGATTTTACGTGAAATTCAAGAACGGATCGGTTTCCTTATCAATGTCGGATTAGATTACCTAACGTTAAATCGAGCTTCAGGAACTTTATCAGGTGGAGAAGCACAGCGAATTCGTTTAGCAACTCAAATTGGTTCTAGGTTGACCGGTGTATTATATATTCTAGATGAACCTTCCATAGGATTGCATCAACGTGATAATGACCGATTAATTGAGACGCTTAAAAGCATGCGTGATATCGGAAATACATTAATTGTCGTCGAACATGATGAAGACACAATGTTAGCGGCTGATTATTTAATCGATGTTGGACCGGGAGCAGGCGTACATGGCGGCGAAATAATTGCTGCAGGGACACCTGACAAAGTGATGAAAAACAAAAAGTCGTTAACTGGACAATATTTAAGCGGCAAGAAGTTTATTCCATTACCGGCCGAGCGAAGAACGCCAAGTGACCGGAAAATATCAATTCGTGGAGCAAACCAAAATAACTTGAAAAAAGTAGATGTCGACATTCCATTAGGGCTGTTTACAGCCGTTACAGGCGTATCAGGTTCAGGAAAGAGCACGCTAATCAATGAAATTCTTTACAAGACTTTGGCGCACCGTCTAAATCGAGCGAAAGCAAAACCTGGTCAATTCGATACTATTGAAGGAACTGAAGAGCTGGAAAAAGTTATTGAAATCGATCAGTCACCAATTGGGCGGACACCGCGATCAAACCCAGCAACGTATACAGGCGTTTTTGATGATGTCCGAGATGTCTATGCCACAACAAACGAAGCAAAAGTTCGTGGCTATAAAAAAGGGCGTTTTAGTTTCAACGTCAAGGGTGGTCGCTGTGAAGCTTGTCGCGGAGATGGTATTATAAAAATAGAAATGCATTTCCTTCCGGATGTTTATGTGCCTTGTGAAATATGCCATGGCAAACGTTATAACCGGGAAACATTGGAAGTGAAATATAAAAACAAAAGTATTGCTGATGTATTAGCTATGACGGTAGAAGATGCATTATCATTTTTCGAAAACATTCCAAAAATCAACCGCAAATTACAAACTATTGTTGATGTTGGATTGGGTTATATTACGATGGGGCAACCTGCTACAACTTTATCGGGAGGAGAAGCTCAACGCGTCAAGTTGGCTTCAGAGCTTCATAAGCGTTCAAACGGCAAATCCTTCTACATTTTAGACGAACCAACGACTGGTTTACATGCTGACGATATCTCGCGTCTCTTACTCGTGTTGCAGCGTCTCGTAGAAAATGGCGACACAGTACTAACCATCGAACACAATTTAGACGTCATAAAAACAGCTGATTATATTATTGATTTAGGTCCTGAAGGCGGAGATAAAGGTGGAACTATTTTGGCGACGGGCACTCCTGAGGATATCGCAGCTGTTGAAAATTCCTATACTGGCAAGTATTTAAAACCAATTCTTGAACGGGACCGGGCACGAATGGAATCTCTAGTTAAAGGTGCAAGTCGAAAGAAAAAAGTAGCAAAATGA
- a CDS encoding DUF4097 family beta strand repeat-containing protein, whose protein sequence is MQSEKERILDMVENGTISAREAVELLRAIDGNSSSSNEPNYGRNNQRDKQSKRGFFRPEDIVKKVSQDFSKNVSKNVSKNVSRDINDFGNRMMEFMQTSVGKLKTMEFDSPFGEAVQFNHTFTDEMTDLNTIIADIANGQLEIFPAQDGLIRAECSVKAYRSESAAQAKEDFLDKFVFIADDHKLRIISDLKTTQVNVVLYVPETMYEHITARLFNGGFTMKRLNAELVKVKTANGKIDLKNVEFADAELETANGAIHVNETKGKVLEAETLNGRIYIDGDIQTVVAKSLNGNIVATTRCKDARKLETKTLAGNVEIYIPAHLPLKGEVSSNLGKMDVLLSDIDATHEQGQFMQKSIRFSKQGTEPAAAPLLVYGETKTGSVLLRYLTIE, encoded by the coding sequence ATGCAAAGCGAAAAAGAACGTATTTTAGACATGGTTGAGAACGGTACGATTTCAGCACGTGAAGCAGTTGAGTTGTTGCGAGCAATTGATGGCAACAGTTCATCTTCAAACGAGCCAAATTACGGCCGTAACAATCAAAGAGACAAACAAAGCAAGCGTGGATTTTTCAGACCGGAGGACATTGTTAAAAAAGTGTCTCAAGATTTTTCGAAAAATGTATCTAAAAATGTATCAAAGAATGTTTCGCGAGATATTAATGATTTTGGCAATCGAATGATGGAGTTTATGCAAACTTCTGTAGGTAAATTAAAAACGATGGAGTTCGACTCACCGTTTGGTGAAGCTGTTCAATTTAATCATACTTTCACAGATGAAATGACAGACTTGAATACCATTATTGCAGATATCGCGAATGGTCAATTAGAGATTTTCCCAGCTCAAGATGGGCTAATACGTGCAGAATGTAGCGTTAAAGCATACCGCTCAGAATCTGCAGCACAAGCCAAAGAAGACTTCTTAGATAAATTTGTTTTTATCGCGGATGATCATAAATTACGGATTATTAGCGATTTGAAAACAACACAAGTAAATGTAGTGCTATATGTACCTGAGACGATGTACGAACACATTACAGCCCGTTTGTTTAATGGTGGATTCACAATGAAACGATTAAATGCCGAATTAGTAAAAGTCAAAACAGCAAATGGCAAAATTGATTTGAAAAATGTAGAGTTTGCTGATGCTGAATTGGAAACTGCTAATGGTGCAATTCATGTCAATGAAACTAAAGGTAAAGTATTAGAAGCCGAAACATTAAATGGGCGTATTTACATCGATGGCGATATCCAGACGGTTGTTGCAAAATCGTTAAACGGCAATATTGTTGCTACAACAAGATGCAAAGATGCGCGTAAACTTGAAACTAAAACTTTAGCAGGAAATGTGGAAATTTACATTCCAGCACATTTGCCATTAAAAGGTGAGGTTTCTTCTAACCTTGGCAAAATGGATGTTTTGCTTTCAGATATCGATGCTACGCATGAGCAAGGGCAATTTATGCAAAAGTCGATTCGTTTCTCAAAACAAGGAACAGAACCGGCAGCAGCTCCATTATTAGTTTATGGCGAAACCAAAACAGGTTCCGTTTTACTTCGCTACTTAACAATCGAATAA
- a CDS encoding DUF1801 domain-containing protein: protein MYELKTKESDADVIEFIESIEQPKKRHDAYKLVELFEQTSGYPAKMWGPSIIGFGSYHYVYKTGHEGDAPLVGFSPRKAKISLYFATGDENRGSLLEKFGKHTSGKSCVYINKTEDIDLEVLQQLIKQSIGFLQDLYPEKN, encoded by the coding sequence ATGTACGAACTCAAAACAAAAGAATCCGATGCAGATGTTATTGAATTTATTGAATCAATTGAACAGCCAAAAAAACGGCACGATGCTTATAAACTTGTAGAACTGTTTGAACAAACGAGTGGATATCCCGCGAAGATGTGGGGGCCTAGCATTATCGGCTTTGGCTCTTACCATTATGTTTATAAAACGGGCCATGAAGGCGATGCCCCGCTTGTTGGATTTTCTCCAAGGAAAGCAAAGATCAGTTTATATTTTGCGACCGGCGACGAAAATCGCGGTTCCTTACTCGAAAAATTCGGCAAACATACTAGCGGAAAATCCTGTGTTTATATTAATAAAACAGAAGATATTGACCTTGAAGTTCTCCAACAATTAATTAAACAATCCATTGGATTTTTACAGGATTTATACCCAGAGAAAAACTAA
- a CDS encoding elongation factor G has translation MNKTIGILAHVDAGKTTFSEQLLYHTKSIRERGRVDHQSAFLDSHTIEKSRGITIFADQASFSFNDSTYFLIDTPGHVDFSPEMERSIQVMDYAIMIISAVDGIEGHTETVWELLQKYKVPVFFFINKTDREGANSRQVLKEIQTNFSQNTCDVTLDFQNGQMSESLIEFIAERDEELLTLYLDSGYDESLWLERLQYMIGANLIFPCANGSALQDTGILEFLHQLDLLTVSAYQKDKAFGARIYKIRHDENGNRICFLKAFSGTLQVRDKLIYGPKRLEEKVSQIRMYNGKKFQSVEQAVAGELFAIAGLSEASIGDTIGVYSDNTQSEVFPTLKSTVLFDSTVHVKEILKSFQLLGAEDPSLSVYWDEHFQKIQIQVMGIIQLEVLEQVVLERFGHRIQFGEPEILYKETIDNFVMGYGHFEPLRHYAEVHVRIEPGLRGSGFQVANNCHADALSVGNQNLILHHLTERNHHGLLTGSPLTDVNVTLLTGRGHNQHTSGGDFREATFRALRQGLEQAQNRLLEPMYRFKIKVDLDQIGKVLSDIQQAYGSFETPETSDGKTTIEGRAPVATFMNYSTEFAAWTHGKGSLRLLFDGYDLCHNEEQVIAKINYDKNADPLYTSTSIFCAKGQGYKVPWDEAEKAMHCL, from the coding sequence ATGAACAAAACCATTGGAATACTAGCACATGTTGATGCTGGTAAAACCACATTTTCTGAACAACTGTTATATCATACAAAAAGTATTCGTGAGCGTGGGCGCGTCGATCACCAAAGCGCTTTTCTTGATAGTCACACGATAGAAAAAAGTCGCGGTATCACGATTTTTGCAGATCAAGCATCTTTTTCTTTTAATGATTCAACTTATTTTCTAATTGATACCCCGGGACATGTTGATTTTTCGCCTGAAATGGAGCGTTCGATTCAAGTAATGGATTACGCCATTATGATTATCAGCGCTGTCGATGGTATTGAAGGTCACACAGAAACGGTTTGGGAACTTCTTCAAAAGTATAAAGTTCCCGTATTTTTCTTCATTAATAAAACCGATCGTGAAGGAGCAAATTCTAGGCAAGTGTTAAAAGAAATCCAAACGAATTTTTCACAAAATACTTGTGATGTTACGCTTGATTTTCAAAATGGACAGATGAGTGAATCCTTAATCGAATTTATTGCAGAACGAGATGAGGAGTTATTAACACTGTATTTAGATTCTGGATACGACGAATCACTTTGGCTTGAACGCTTACAATATATGATTGGGGCAAATCTTATTTTCCCTTGTGCCAATGGTTCTGCTTTGCAAGATACCGGCATTTTAGAGTTTTTGCATCAACTCGATTTATTGACAGTCAGCGCTTATCAAAAAGATAAGGCATTCGGAGCTCGGATTTATAAAATTAGGCATGACGAAAATGGTAACAGAATATGCTTTTTAAAAGCATTCAGTGGAACACTCCAAGTTCGAGATAAACTAATATACGGCCCAAAACGTTTAGAAGAAAAAGTATCTCAAATTCGGATGTATAACGGCAAGAAATTCCAATCTGTTGAACAAGCTGTTGCAGGAGAATTATTTGCGATTGCTGGATTATCTGAAGCTTCCATTGGGGACACTATTGGCGTGTATTCTGATAATACCCAATCAGAAGTTTTTCCCACTTTAAAATCAACTGTACTCTTTGACTCAACGGTTCATGTAAAAGAAATACTAAAGAGTTTTCAATTACTTGGTGCAGAAGACCCTTCGCTGTCGGTATATTGGGATGAACATTTCCAAAAAATCCAAATCCAAGTAATGGGCATTATTCAATTAGAAGTTTTAGAACAAGTCGTTCTAGAACGCTTTGGTCATCGCATTCAATTTGGCGAACCGGAGATTCTTTATAAAGAAACAATTGATAACTTTGTTATGGGCTATGGCCATTTCGAACCGTTACGTCATTACGCAGAAGTTCATGTACGAATAGAGCCTGGTTTACGTGGCAGTGGCTTTCAAGTTGCAAACAACTGCCATGCCGATGCTTTATCTGTCGGCAATCAAAACTTGATCCTCCATCACTTAACTGAGCGCAATCATCACGGCTTATTAACTGGCTCGCCATTAACGGATGTTAACGTAACCTTACTAACAGGACGTGGACATAATCAGCACACATCGGGCGGAGATTTTAGAGAAGCCACTTTCCGTGCCCTTCGCCAAGGATTAGAACAAGCTCAAAATCGATTGCTTGAACCCATGTACCGATTTAAAATTAAAGTGGATTTGGATCAAATAGGAAAAGTGTTATCCGATATTCAACAAGCTTATGGCAGTTTCGAAACACCTGAAACTAGTGATGGAAAGACAACTATTGAAGGTCGCGCGCCTGTTGCGACATTTATGAATTACAGTACCGAATTCGCAGCATGGACTCACGGTAAAGGTTCACTCCGTTTGTTATTTGATGGGTACGATCTATGCCATAATGAAGAACAGGTAATTGCTAAAATAAACTACGATAAAAATGCTGATCCCCTCTACACCTCGACTTCTATTTTTTGCGCTAAAGGTCAAGGATACAAAGTTCCATGGGACGAGGCAGAAAAAGCAATGCATTGTTTGTAA
- a CDS encoding N-acetylmuramoyl-L-alanine amidase family protein: protein MKILIDAGHGPNTPGKRSPDGKLKEFYFNAAVAEEVKKLLLLDGHTVVFSHQTDLDVPLYERTQLANRLKVDLFVSIHANAMGRAFNEANGIETFIYSKPQLASQQLASAVQQSLLLITKRKDRGIKRADFAVLRDTHMPAILVECGFMTHKQEVELLKSSAYRKRCAQGICFGIVCFANQS from the coding sequence ATGAAAATATTAATTGATGCCGGGCACGGTCCAAACACACCTGGAAAGCGCTCGCCTGATGGCAAATTGAAAGAATTCTATTTTAATGCCGCTGTAGCAGAAGAAGTGAAAAAATTATTGCTTTTGGATGGACATACTGTGGTTTTTAGTCATCAAACTGATTTAGATGTTCCTTTGTATGAACGGACACAATTGGCAAATCGCTTGAAAGTTGATTTATTCGTATCGATTCATGCAAACGCTATGGGTCGGGCGTTTAACGAAGCAAATGGCATAGAGACGTTTATTTACTCTAAACCACAGTTAGCTTCTCAACAATTAGCATCTGCTGTTCAACAATCCTTACTACTTATTACAAAGCGAAAAGACCGCGGTATTAAAAGAGCAGACTTTGCTGTTCTACGAGATACGCATATGCCGGCTATACTTGTAGAATGTGGATTTATGACGCATAAACAAGAAGTAGAATTGCTTAAGTCATCCGCTTACCGAAAACGCTGCGCACAAGGAATTTGTTTTGGTATTGTCTGCTTTGCAAACCAGTCTTAA